The genomic segment ctcaatgtgTGGCCCCTGAAGCTGATTAGTAGCATTACCTGCAgcatgttagaaatgcagattctcagatCCACCCTAGACCTGCTAGTTCTGAAACCTCTGAAACTCTAGGGGTGGGATCCAGCcacctgtgtttttttgttgctgttgttgttttgttttgtttttctgagatggagtcttgctctgccgcccaggctggagtacagtggtgtgatctcggctcactgcaacttctgcctcctgggttcaagcgattctactttcttggcctcctgagtaactgggactagaggtgcggACAACGACGCCCAGCTAATCAGCCACCTGTGTTTTAACAAACCCTGCAGGAGAGTCAGATGCACTTGTGCCATGCTGCCTGGCTCCCTGCTGAATGACATTGTCCTCAGTATCAACCCGAAAGcctggagaagagagaaaaggctggaaaataagagaaaaggggaagaaaggagaagagaaagaaaaagatgtgttGGAAAGAGAAGGATCAAGTTTAAATGGGACTTTGGGATGGAGCTAAATTcaggagaaaaagcaaagtacTCCAACGAAGCCTAGAGGAAGGCCTGCCCCACCTGGTTCCCTGGTAGAGGTAGATATTTTTGATATCTTCATTACTTTACTCATGACCAGGCTGAATCTGATTTATATCTTTGAGAAGATGGCTGGGTATGCAGCTGGTCATTGCTGTGGGCAGCATGTTTCATATTTGGGAGTCTGGTTGTACATCCAGGTGAAATTCAGCACTagcagggaggaaaggaggccGCACAGAGCAGTAGACACAGGCACTGGCTGTCTGCTAGCTTTTCCCAGCCTTCCCAAGAGGCTTCTGCAAAGGAGCTGATTTCCCTACGTTTACTGAGGCTAAGCTTCGCCCCCATGACAACAAGTATAGGAGGCAAACTCTCTTTGTGCAGAACCCCATAGAGCCATGAAAAATTCCAGGTGGGGTGATGGGGACATCACCAGGCAGGAGTCAAATTGCAAGTTCAGAGTTGAGTCTGATGAGTAAAATGTGGCTTCTGCAAGTTTCCCCTAAACCAACACATCTTCCCTGATAACCACTGACTTAGaagcaagaagaaaaggaagcatgATCTGGCCAAGACTTTTTGGGTGACTTCCTGAAGACATTTGTGAGACTCTTGTGAAGCTGTCGCAGAGCCACAGGAACCAAAGTGacaagaatagaggaaaaaaaggaacccaagcaacaaaatacatgaaattgtGCCCTGGGACCCAGGTTACTTAGAGGAGATGAATCTGGGCACTGACTTGCGCTTATAGACCTGGCTCCCAGATTCAGCTTCTGTGGAGGTCAAGAGGGCTTTGCCAAAACCAGCTGTGGCCAGAGCCGGGGCCACTAGCAAGGACTCCTAGCTGGGGTCTTTGGCCCTCCTTTAGGAGGCCCAGCTGCATCGTCCTAGTGGGATTTGATGTTTCTCGTCTCATATGAGAAGATCTGAGCTGAACGGGAGAAGTTTGATTCTCAGACCATGCACACACCGTGGGAGAGTCTTGAAAGGCCTAGAGAGTGCCCATCTTGCTCTGTGCTTCCCCTTGGCCTTGGCTGCTCTGACTTTAAGCCTGTAATCCATCCAGAGAGGGTACCATGCCTGGAGTTTGGGTTGGTTCCCTGCATCTTTGTGGGCTATTTTCTGCCCATCCAGCAAGATAGAGTGCTTGTTCTCCTGCTTACCTCACAAAGATAGATTTCAAAGAGTCCAAAATTCTCCTACTTTCTCCTTAGTGTGGCATAGGGTACCCTGGCACACCCAGGGCAAGAAAGACAATCATGCCCCATGCCACCCCCAGGTTCCACAGGGCAAGAGGTAGAAATGGGgctgaggtcaggtgtggtggctcacacctgtaatcccagcactttgggaggctgaggcaggcggatcacaaggtcaggagattgagaccatcctggctaacacggtgaaacccccttctctactaaaaaaaaagaagccaggcatggtggtgagcacctgtactcccagctactcaggaggctgaggcaggagaatgccgtggacccgggaggtggagcttgcagtgagccaagatcacgctactgctctccagtctgggcgacagagcgagactctgtctcaaaaaaaaaaaaaaaaaaaaaaaagaaatgggactGAATACAGTCCTCTGGGTGTATTACACAAGTTGTTTCTGTTTGCCTCAGTGTCTTCTGGGACTGAGTTCTACTTGACCATTTTATAATTAGCCACTAAGAGTCTTGATTTGTAACTTTCAGTACAAGGTAGTGAACACTCAAACTGCTAATCTAATCATGTTAGGGCTCAAGtggaaaatacagataaaaatcagTATGTATAGCATGATTTCATAAGAACACATAcaaaactctctctctttctgcatgTATATAggactacacacacatacacacacacacacacaaagtcaaaCACCAAAATGCTAAGAGTTATATGAGattataggtatttttaaaatagtccaTATGTTTACTTATCTGTATCTTGAGTCTTCTACAATGAACTTGTATAACTTATGTAACAAAAAGAAGTAACTGcataaacaaaatttaacataCAAAAGTGATATGGTGATAATTACATCTGCATCACAGttgttattgtgaagattaaatgaaatatgtcTTTAACATGCTTAGCACTTTCCACagcacactgaaaaaaaaaaaagacaaaaacttaaCATCCTATGTGCTAAGcattattgtaaatattttcttgcattaaCTAATTTAAGCCTCACAGCAACCCAATGATGTAGACTATTTTTATTgccccagttttacagatgaggaaactgaggcacagaaaagtaaGTTATCCACATGGCAGAGCCAATCTTTAAACCTAGGTACACCAGTTCCAGAGTCTGTTCTTAGGCACTTTGCTTTACTACCTCTTGATGGATCATAACTGATCAATTAATGTGAGCtgctgttattgtttttattaaggatttacACAATAGAACTACTGAATAGCAAAAGGTAGCTCTGTAGGAACCATGGTAGCTCTGCAGTGAGAACAGAGGAGAGCGCTGATATGTAGCATTTTCCAATTTCCGTGGTGTAAATATCCTCATCACGACTATGATTGATTTCAAGCTATCAGCATGCAGTACTAAATggggagttgggaagagatgtgcaCTATCAGCTCTTGCCAGCTGATGCGATCCTGATTCAGGACTCCACTGGCAGGCTGTTCTGAATCTGATCAACATGGCCCCACCCAGCTGACTGCATTTCTGCTGCTGCCAGCTGTCCAGAGCCTAGAGTGACTTCCCAGCCTGGAGGAGCCAGGCCCTGCTGGGCAGAGCCAGGCCAGGGCTCTCCTGCCATCCTTGTTTGATTGAGCTTTCAGGCTGTCTCTGTGCAATTGCCAGAGGTAGCACCTGTCCTATGAACCAGTAGGGCTGGGTTCTAAAGTTGACAGCCATCtctaaaatgcagattttaaatgGTACCTTAGTAGTTACATcccatttttaaatctatataaatacaaaatataatttatatatataatttaattataactATATACACAATTTAATTATAGTAATAATGAGAGTGATAATAATTAAGCAGGATTTATAATGCACCAAGCACAGTGCTAAGTAAAATATCATAATCTCATCGAATCTTCTAATAGCCCTATATGATGCAGgcattaatataattattatctccattttgcagatgaggaaactgaggcacagaggggttaagGAACCTACCCAAGGATGCATAACTAAtaaaaggaggagctggtatTTAAACACGAGAGAAAGATTTGGAAGGGCAGGCAGCATGCATTCATTGTGAATAGCGGTGTACTTGTGGGGCAGTGTGATTCACATGGGTGGACCACACTTTTTACTTCATGCATTTGTGTAAAGTTTATTTTCACAGTGGCTAGTGTTAACTTTGGCTATttcaaaagctagaaatcaaaATATTGCTTCTCAAGCTCTGTCTGGATTCTGAGGTCTGAGCTCTCTCCCACCCTATCCCTTTTCTCAATTCCAGACTGAGAAGAACAACAAATAGAATTCTGGCTTCCTCCTGCTGTAGCAGTAACATTTTAGGATCAGTGAATGTATGCGGTTTTGAACCTGATCAAGTCAAAGTTCGAGTGAAGGATGGAAAGGTATGTGTGTCGGCTGAGCGGGAGAACAGGTACGACTGCCTCGGATCAAAAAAGTACAGCTACATGAACATCTGCAAAGAGTTCAGCTTGCCGCCCTGTGTGGATGAGAAGGATGTAACATACTCCTACGGGCTCGGCAGTTGCGTCAAGATCGAGTCTCCTTGCTACCCTTGCACTTCTCCCTGCAACCCTTGCAACCCCTGCAACCCGTGCAGCCCCTGCAACCCCTGTAGCCCCTGCAGCCCCTGCAACCCATGTGACCCTTGCAACCCGTGTTATCCCTGTGGAAGCCGATTTTCCTGTAGGAAGATGATTTTGTAAAGTGCACATAGGAACCCATTACTTAATAGAAGTCAGCTACTCCACCCAGGCAGCTCTCTCAatgtttctcctctccttcccgtGGCCCCTGTTGTTCAAGTAGGTAGGAAACTGAATACATAATTGCAATCTGCTGGTGTTGTGTGAAAGTCTTTTGGTTAAACCCACTGCAGGAGCCCTGCAGAGTTAGTGAACACTGAAATGATTAGTGGATGGGAATAGAAGGATGATATATGGTGAGACCCaccctcccactccctcctccataCCCAACTACCTCCAAACTCCAGGAGAAGACACTTTTCTGGTGGGCATCCCCAGACATTGTTTTCCAGATGCTCCAGTGAAATGGCCTAACCCAGAAACCAAATGGTCAAAGCAGAAACAGATTAACTAGAGTTGAAGGCAAACACATTTTCAAAGCACTGCAGTAGGGAGTCCTGGAAAGAGACTCCTCAAGCACAGTGGGGTCGTGGTTTTACTGGACAATGATCAGAATACAAAAAGTATGGGGTGGTAGGTGGGATGAGGGGCATGTTTGCTGGCCAAGGCAGGGTGGCCATACAGCTTGTCATTTTTCAACATTCCTGTGGTTTGGGGAATTGGCCAGCTCTGGTTAGCATATGGATGCTAAAcaaaacgttaaaaaaaaaaaaaaaaaaaaaagcaaaactgaaactAAACAAACCAGCTTTGGTTTGCAACCTGCTTGAGATTTATTACAActatctctttttctattttttttctttttcttttctttcttttctttttttttttttcttttgacagagtcttgctctgtcctccagactggagtgcggtggtaatCTCAGCTCaatacaacttctgcctcccagattcaagtgattattctgcctcagcctcctgaatagctgggattacaggcatgcagcaccatgcttggctaatttttttgtatttttagtagagacagggtttcacactgttggccaggctggtctcgaactcctgacctcaggggatccactgctttggcctcccaaagtgttgggattacaggcatgggccaccgtgcccggcctcttttcttttcttttttttttttagacagggtcttgatcaGTCACgaagtctggagtgcagtggtacaatcatggcttactgcagccttgatctcctgggctccagtgatcctcccacctcagcctcctgtgtagttgggactacaggtgcatgttacCAAGgcaggctaagttttgtatttttggtggagacaagattttgccctgctgcccaagctggtcttaaactcctcagctcaagaaatccacttgcttcggcctcacaaaatgctgggattacaggtgtgagtcactgcacctggcctgtctccttttcttaatttctgaaaCTGCTTTTAGACACAGAAGCTCAATTCAAAGGTCAGGAGTGGAAAAGTACAGCTTTCACAAAACGATAGCGTAAGTCACCTGAACTTGGATCTGCCTGGAGGACACAGTCCATAAGCCAGGGTTCTTTATTACCAGGATTGAAATAAGCGTAAAGAAAGTACGAGATGATGGGGAAGAATCAGAATGAGGATACTGGCTGGTTTCCAACCTGACTCTCAGAGGGAACATAAAGCCCTCCTGTTTGCACAGTAAGTCTCTTCCTGAGTTTCAGCGGCATGTGGGTGACAGCAGTAGATCTCAGCATTGGCTCCACATGGGGATCACTTGGGGTGCTTTAAACATATGGATGCCaagcaaaacatacaaaaaaaaaaaaaaaactaaactaaaactaaaaactaaaaaaggcaaaaattaaaacaaaaggcAGATGTCTATGTCCTTTCTCCAGAGAACCTAATGTAATATAGGTGAGATGCAACTTGGGCattgtgacttttaaaaactttccagGTGATTTAAGAATGCAGCTAAGGTTGAAAAGCTCTGGATGGGATATTAAAGCTATCccagccttttattttaaaaacttcctttaggccaggcacggtggctctcctctgtaatcccagcactttaggaggctgaggggagaagatcgcttgagcccaggagctggagaccaatctggggaacatagcaagacctcatctctactaaaactttatttatttgtttttattttttgagacagagtcttgctctgttgctcaagctggagtgcagtagtgcagtctcggctcactgcaacctccgtttcccgggttcaagctattctcctgcctcagcctcctgagtagctgggattacaggcatgcaccaccacgcccagctaattttttgtatttttagtacagatggggtttcaccatgttggccaggctggtcgctaactcctgacctcatgatccacgtgccttggcctcccaaagtgctgggattacaggcgtgagccactgcgcctggcctctactaaaaattaaaaaaaatagttaggcgtgatggcacatgcttgtggtcctagctacttgagaggctgaggcaggaggatcacttgaagcctcGGAtatcaaggatgcagtgagctatgatcatgctactgcactccagctcgggcaacagagcaagaccttgtcttaaaacaaacaaaaattcactttgggaggccgagacgggcggatcacgaggtcaggagatcaagaccatcctggcgaac from the Papio anubis isolate 15944 chromosome 8, Panubis1.0, whole genome shotgun sequence genome contains:
- the ODF1 gene encoding outer dense fiber protein 1, with translation MAALSCLLDSVRRDIKKVDRELRQLRCIDEFSTRCLCDLYMHPYCCCDLHPYPYCLCYSKRSRSCGLCDLYPCCLCDYKLYCLRPSLRSLERKAIRAIEDEKRELAKLRRTTNRILASSCCSSNILGSVNVCGFEPDQVKVRVKDGKVCVSAERENRYDCLGSKKYSYMNICKEFSLPPCVDEKDVTYSYGLGSCVKIESPCYPCTSPCNPCNPCNPCSPCNPCSPCSPCNPCDPCNPCYPCGSRFSCRKMIL